The Rhodococcus sp. ABRD24 genome contains the following window.
CGCCATCCGGCGGGCCACGAGCACCGTGGTGTTCCGAATCCTGGCCTTCTTCGTCCTGTCCACGTTCTTGCTGGTGACGATGATGCCGTGGGATTCGCTGGTGCCCGGCGAATCGCCGTTCATCGCCGCTCTGGATCTGCTCCGAATCCCTGCGGCTGCGGACATCTTGAATCTGGTTGTGTTGGTTGCCGTGCTGTCATGCCTGAACTCGGGCCTGTACACCGCATCTCGCATGCTGTTCGCGTTGTCCGCTCACCGGGACGCACCGCGATGGATGACCCGGGTCAACAGCAGAGGCGTTCCGATCAAGGGGGTATTGTCCTGCACGTTCGTCGGCTACTGCTGCATTGCTGCCGCCTATGTGTGGCCGGACACGATCTTCCTGTATCTCGTCAACTCCTCCGGGGCGATCTGCCTGTTCGTGTACGTGCTGATCTGTCTGTCCGAGTTGCGACTTCGCCGGCGTTGGGAGAAGGAGAGCCCGGAGATCCTGAAGTTCAGGGTGTGGCTCTTTCCCTGGTTGCCGATTGCGGTCACCGCAGTCATCTTGGCGATATTGGTAGGGATGGGACTGAATGCCGGAACCCGTGCCGAACTCGTGCAGAGTCTGATCGCCCTGGGCCTGATTCTCCTTGCCTACGCGGTGAAACATCGGTCCACCCGGGTGCGAACCCAAGCGCCGCATGTCAATTCCGAGACACTGCCGACTGAGCCCACGACACTGCCGACTGAGCCCACGGCACTCCCGGCTGAGCCCACGACACTGTCAGCGGGGCCCACCGCGTAGTCTCCGCCCTTTCGGGGGTGGCGTAGTTCAACGCCGATCTTCCAGCGTTGTGAGCAGCTCCCGGGCAGTGACAGCGATCCACAATTCTGCGCGCACGTGGGCAGAGTCGAGATCCCGGCCGGTCAGCTCGACCACCTTGTTCAATCGGTTCCGCATCGTGTGGCGGTGAATGCCGAGTGCTGCCGCTGCGATCTCGGTGTGCCCGTTGTGTTCGAGAAAGGCGGCAACGGTCGCAACTAGGCTGCCGGCGTGTGCGTTGTCGTAGTCGTCGAGCGCGCCGAGCATGGAATGTGACATGGCGTGCAGTTCTTCGGCGCTCTGGGAACCGAGAAGGAGAGCGAACGTTCCCAGGTCCGCGAAATCGACGAACTTCTTGTCCTGCAGCCGGCCTGCGCGTGCGGCCACTGCGGCCTGCTTCACACTGCGTGCGGCGGCAAACACCGTCGCGGGAAGACCGAGGCCACCACCGATGGATCGCTGAAGTTGAGCTCCCACCTGCTGATGCAGACGTGTAGCGATCTCCGCCGACCTCTCTGCCGGAACGATGACCACAATCTCCGACTCCGTCGGTGTCATGAGATACGGGGTGGCGTCGGTACCGAGCACGTTCGTGGTGTGACGTTCGGCAGCGAGAAGTGGGCCGACACCGGTCAGAATGACGGCCGCTACCGGTGTTTCGGGCTCGAAGCCGAAGAACCGCAGCAGACTGACGTCGACATGCTCTCCGAACGCGAGTAGCGCCTGGGTGACGGCCGCACGCAGTCGATGTTCGGCGTCCACCACCTTGGCGGGCTTGCTCAGCTCGATGGAGATCAGTGACACCGCATGGGCCACGAGCAATCGATCTGGCGGCGCCAATGGTCCACGTGAGGTGACCGCAAGATATCCATGTAAGTCCTGTGCGGCGGAAACGCTTTGAATCGTGCAGTATCCGTGATCACCAGCGATGACCTTGCTGGTTTGGCGACGTCGGCTGGACCCGGATCCTGCGGCTTCTGCCACCGAGCGGGCGAGGGTGACGGCGCGAGGGGAGTCTGCACCGTATGCCGCGAGGGTGCGCTGGTCGGTATCGATCACGGCCACCGACGACGACAGGGCGCGCCCGAGTGCCGAGATCACTGCTGGGATGCCACCACGCAACGTTGCCCGGGCAAAGGTCTCTTGCTGGTCGACGACTCTTTGGACTGCCCGGATCTGGTCGGTGGTCAGTTCGTCGATCACGGCGCGGGTGATGGCGATGAACGGAGTGGACGCAGGTACCGAGAGGATCGACAGCCCGAGTGCGTCGCCGGCGGTGCGAATGCCGTCAGGGACTCTTTCGAAGGTTGTGCCGGTGTCGAATGCGAGGGCTGCGGCGCCTGCCTGCACAAGGGAGGACACGTAGTTGTACTGTTCGCCCGCACTGGTACCGATCTTCAGTCCGGTGGTCATCACCAGTTCTCCCCCGGACAGCCACGGGGTTGGATCCACAAGCTCGATGGCATGGGCCCAATCGATGACCCGATCAGCGCCTTCGAGCCCCGCCACCAGTGACAAGCCGAGGTCGCCGATCTGAGTCAGCCGGCGAACAGTAATCGCCAATTTCGCCCTCCTGTCGGAACGGCCGCGAGAGATGGTGCCGCCACGGCACCGGTGGCACTATCCGTACACAGGTCAGTGTATTTCGCGCAGTCGCCGGAGACCGCATTCGGATGACATCGGGACCCTCGCCCGCGCCAGTGATCTCCTTGTCGGTCTGCACCGGGATGCGCGACCTGACGTCGAGGAAGTACTCTTGCCGTTGGATCGTCAACGATCAAGTCCCAGTTCTCGTCTCGGCCTCTGGTCGATACGCGCACGATCAATTGGCCTGACCTTTCCGATTCATCGACGGCATCATCCAGTGTCGTCGGGGGAGGAACGTCGCATGCTCCGCCCGACGCCAGCGCACCTCACGAGCACCGTGGTGTTCTCTGGTTTCCTCGCCGGTTTGGCGATGCTCCTCGGCTGGCGATACATCGCACAGAGAAGCCTGAATCTGGTGTCACCGCCACCACCGCACGGCTCGGACAAGCCCGGGTACATGGTCGTCTTCGACTATCTCGAGTACCGCAGCGGCCCGCCCTGGTGGCCCGCCGTACTCGTCTATCCACTGATCGGCCTCGGCATCGGCCTGCTGGCTGCCGTTCTGCTCGTCGCCGCCCGGAGGCTCGGCCGGATGTCGCGGCGTGCCTTATTGGCGGGCCTATGGATCGCGATCATCGGTACGGGGCTCCTCGTCGGTGCCACGACTGCTCAGATGACCCGGTCGTCGCCACCTGTGATCGAGGTGGCTGCGATCACCGAATCGAGTCACGTGGTCGATCCCGCGGAGATCGAGTCCGCAACGGGGCCGCTCGTAGCTGGCGACCCGCCCCGATTTGCTTCGGTGCCGCAGACACCGGCGCTGATGGTGTTGGGGATCGCGGCCGGGATCCTCGGTGGCGTGGCGGTGCAGTTCGCGCTCCATAACTGCCGTAACCGCCGAGATCATGATACGTAGATCCAGACCCGTGACCAATCGGCACACCTTGACGACACGAACCGACCAGAGAGTCGATTCCGGTAACCCTTTGAGATCCGAATCCCGCGCGGTTCGCTGCAAATGCTATGACACTGCCAGGTTCTCCAGGCTCAGATGAATCTCCGCGATCACCGCAGGTGACCGCAGTGACGCGTGCAAGGCCTCTTCGATTCGTTTGATCCGATAGCGCACCGTGTTCGGGTGCAAGGCGCACTTCTTGGCGGTTGCGGTGACATCGAGGTCGTTCGCGAAGTACTCGCGCAGGAACTCCAGGAGTTCGGGATGGTCAGCGATGAGGGGCGTCAGGTGGTCGGCTGCCTTACGGGCGGTAGTCGACTGATCGCGACCTGCCAGGAGCCAATCGCTGATCCCGACATCCTCGAATCGCATGGCGGTGGACTTGGCGCGTATTGCTGCCCGTCGTGCACACTGCGCATCACGTAGTCGCTCCGGTCCGGCGTGGATATCGTCGAACGGCTCGCTGAAACCGCAGACCACCCCCTCGCGCAGATTCTGGATCCACGAATCGACGGAGTTGCTGTCGGCCGGAACGATGCCGAGTAGTTCCTGATCGCCCTGTGCAAGCAGCAGGGGCAGTCGCGAATCGTGAGCAAGGTCGACGACGTCCTGTTCGATCGCGTCCAGCAATCGATCCGAGCGGAAGGTCCATCGACCGCCGTCGTAGGTTCTCGGCGCGGTGAGGGAAACCACGCGGAGCTTCGCTCGCCGACCGAACCGCAGCATTTCCAATCTGTCGATGACCGATTCGGGATCGGGGACCTCGCCGGAAACCAGAGCCCGAACCAGGGCAGCTCGAACGGCCCGGTTCTCGGTCGTGGCCCGATGGCGCGCCCGCTCGATGGTGTTGAGCAGCCGCAGCGCCACTTCCACCGCTGGAGCCGCAAGAGGGTCCGGAAGTTCGTGTCGTCTGGAGGCCGTCGCCAACCAGTAATTGTGTCCGCCGGGCGAGATGGAGTGGGCGCTGACCATCCATCGGCCGATGCGGAATCGAAGCTGCCCGCTTCGCCCGCGCAGCTGAGCGCGGATCAAATGCAGGGGTGCTTCGCCGGCGGAGGCGACCACGTCTCCGACTTCGCTGTAGAGCACGACACTGCTGCGCAGCAGTTCGGCCAATCGTCCGACGAGGTCGGCTTCGGGCGCGGGGGACGCCATCGCCTCGAGCAGGTGGTTCTGCATTTGCAGTGTGCGTCTGAGAACCGTGGAATCGGTCGTTCTCGTGGCGGCCGCGACCAGAGCCACCACATCCATGAACCGCACGTGCGCCGGTATGGAGATCACGGCGAAATGATGGCGATTCGCTTCGTCGACGAGGGCTCGCGGCACCGTCTCGGTGATGACGCCGACGCCGTAGCCCAGAGCGGAGACACCTGCTGCGACCAGCTCGCGGACCAGCTCCCGCTGCGCCAGGGCGGCCTTCTCCTGCCCGGCGAAGCGAGTGCCCGTGGTGAGCATGAGGGTGTGCGGTTCGAGCCACCGCGCCGGTGTCTCGATCTCGATCGGATGTGCGCTGACCAGCTGCACGTTCGGGTCGCAGTCGCTCTCGAGAGTCAAGCCGAGATCCTGCTCGAGCAGAAGGTCGACCAGGCGGAAATAATCAGCTTCCAATGTGGAACCAGTCACACCTGGATGTTAACAACTCCAAACAAGTCGGCATACGGATTCGTTTTCTCCAATTGATTGCCCGTCGAACTGGGCCGATACTTGCCGCACCCGAACGAGGAGTATGGCCTTGATCACATCCAGTTCCGACCGAAACCTTCGAGTCGCTGTCGACGTCGGTGGAACCTTCACCGACGTCTGCATCTTCGACTCCCGTGCCTCGACCACGCGTGTGGCGAAGGTGCCTTCGACCCCGCACGACCCCATGGAGGCCGTCGTCGAGGGTGTTCGCAGTGCTGGCGTCGACCTCGCTGACGTCGCGCTCTTCTCCCACGGCACGACAGTGGCCACGAATGCGCTCATCACCAGGAATTTTCCCGCTGCGGCGCTCGTGACGACCCGCGGGTTCCGCGACGTCCTCGAGATCCGAGACGGCACCAAGGACGAGCTGTGGGACGCGTATTCCGACGTCGGCACCCCGTACATTCGTCGCCGCGATCGGTATGAGGTTGCCGAACGAATCGACTACGCGGGAGAAGTCATCACGCCGCTCGACGAGGCGGGCGCCCGCGAGGTCGCACGGCTCCTGCGGCGGAAGCAGATCCAGACCGTTGCGGTGTGCTTCATGAACTCCTATGTCAACCGCGCTCACGAGCAGCGCATGCGGGAAATCCTCGAGGAAGAACTGCCCGGTGTGAGCGTGTCGACATCGAGCGAGATCCTCCCGGAGATCTTCGAATACGACCGTGCTTCGACAACAGTGGCCAACGCGGTGCTCGCCCCCCTCGTCAGCGGTTATGTCAATCGGCTCGAGGCGCAGCTCCGTGTCGACGGATACGACGGTGACCTGCTGCTTCTACACTCCGGTGGCGGATCGATGACGCCGGCCATGGTTGAGCGATACCCGGTCCGATTGGCTGCCTCCGGTATTGCCGCCGGCGCGATTGCCGTCGCCGACATCGCCAACCGATGTGGATATCCCAACGCCATCGGCCTGGACATGGGCGGAACCAGCACCGACATCTCCCTCGTCTATGACGGCGAGATTCGCACGACCAAGCAGTGGCAGGTCGAATACGGATTCCCGATCTCGTTCCCGAGCATCGAAGTGCTGACCATCGGGGCCGGCGGCGGATCATTGGCCTGGATCGACGAGGCAGGTTCGCTGCGTAACGGTCCCACCTCGGCCGGAGCTGCTCCCGGACCCGCCTGCTACGGATGGGGTGGAACAGAGCCGACCAACACCGACGCCAACCTCGTGCTGGGACGCTTGGGGTCGTCCTTGGTCGGTGGCGGGCTGAGCCTCGACAGCGAAGCGGCCGAGAAGGCGATCGGCCGGGTGATTGCGGATCGACTCGATGTCGACACCGACACCGCGGCCAGCAACATCATTCAGGTCGCCAACGCAAACATGGCCGATGCGGTACGGCTGCTGTCGATCCGCCGCGGCTATGACCCTCGAGACTTCGTTCTCGTCGTCTGCGGTGGCGCCGGTGCGCTGCACGGCGCTGCATTGGCCAAGGAACTGAACATTCCCACGGTCGTCGTGCCCCCGCATCCGGGAATCACTTCCGCGCAAGGTTGCCTGCTCGTCGACATCCGACACGACCTCTCCGCGATGTTCCAGGGATTGGTCACCGATATCGATACGGCGGAGTTGGAGCGTGAATTCGTCAGGCTCGAGCGTGAGGGGCTGCAAAGGCTCGAACACGAGGGAGTTCCCGCCGATCGGATGGTGCTCGACCGCAGCATCAGCATGCGTTACGCCGGACAGTGGCGGTCCTTGACCGTGACGGCCGGTGGCAGCGGCGATGACTTCCTGGCGGAGGCTGTGGAGCGCTTCCATGAGGAGCACGAGCGGGACTACTCGTTCCGTCGCGACGACACTCCCGTCGAGATCTACCAGATCGGGTTGCGCGCGATCGGTACCACACCGAAGCCGCAGTTCCCTCAGAACACGGTGCCGTCCACGGAGGCGCCGGTGCCGAGTACGCACCGCTCGGTCTTCTTCGACGAGATCGGAGAGCGCGTCGCGACCCCGGTGTATGACCGGGACGACCTGCGATTCGGCGCCCTGATCGAGGGCCCCGCCATCATTTCGCAGCTCGATTCGACCACCGTGGTGCCGCCGAGTACGACCGCGGTGATCGATGAGTGGGCCAACATCCGTATCAACATCTCGCAGGAGTCCAAGTGAGTACCTCATCGACGCTCGACCGCACCCTCGACCCCGTTACCTTCGAGGTACTCAAGAACGCCTTCGTCACCTCCGTCGACCTGATGTCCGAGCAGATCCTGCGGACGTGCTATTCGTTCGTCATCTACTCGCGCGACTTCTCCTCCGCCTTGTGTGATGCTCGAGGAAATACCGTCATGCAGGGCAGTCAGGACATCGCTGTCCACGTCGGAACGCTCCACTTCCAGTGCAAGGCAGTCATCGAGGAATTCGGTGACGACATCAACCCGGGCGATGTCTTCGCCATCAACGACCCCTACCGCGGCGGAACTCACCTCAACGATGTCAGCTTCATCCGGCCGATTTTCGCCGACGACACCCTGATCGCCTTCGCTCAGAACAAGGGACACTGGGCCGACGTTGGTGGCAGTGTGCCGGGATCGTTCGATGTAACCGCCACCGAGCACTTTGCCGAGGGACTGCGGATCACCCCGGTACGGTTGTGGCACGAGGGCCGGTTCCTGGCCGACGTCGCCAAGCTCCTGGTGGCGAACACTCGATCGCCCGAGATCAGTATGGGTGATCTGCACGCTCAGGCAGAAGCCACCGGAGTCTGCGAACGCGAGCTCCATCGTCTGGTGGACAAGTACGGCCGGGACACCGTCACCGCAGCTATGCAGCAGGTGCAGGACTACGTCGAGCGTATTGTGCGTCAGCGCGTCGCGGCGCTGCCCGACGGCACTTGGACCACCGAGGACTTCCTGGACTCCGATCCGGCGAAACCCGAAGGCCTGGTGCCGATTCGGGTGACGATGAGCATCGAGGGCGACCAGCTCAGCTACGATCTCAGCGGAAGCGCACCCGCGGTGGCCAGCTTCCTCAACTGCGGATACGGCACTGCCTTCTCCGGAATCGTCGCAGGAACGAAGACGTTCTTCCCGGACGTCCCGCTCAACTCCGGTCTCTACAACGCGATCACCACGGAACTGGGGCCCGAGGGCACCGTGGTCAACGCTGGATGGCCGCATGCTGTCACCGGATTCTGCTCCGGGCCGTACGAGAAGATCATGAACGCGATCTTCGAGCTGTGGTCGAAAATCGTGCCTGAACGGGCCATCGCGTGCTCGTTCAACCTCGAGTATCTCCTCATCGGCGGCCGGGACGCCCGAGACCCGCAGAACCCGTTCTTCATGTGGTACGACTGGATGGCCGGCGGATGGGGTGGACGCAGCAGCAAAGACGGCTCGACCGCCACGGCCCCGGTGTTCGGTGTCGGTTTGGCCGTGCAGCCCTGTG
Protein-coding sequences here:
- a CDS encoding hydantoinase/oxoprolinase family protein — translated: MALITSSSDRNLRVAVDVGGTFTDVCIFDSRASTTRVAKVPSTPHDPMEAVVEGVRSAGVDLADVALFSHGTTVATNALITRNFPAAALVTTRGFRDVLEIRDGTKDELWDAYSDVGTPYIRRRDRYEVAERIDYAGEVITPLDEAGAREVARLLRRKQIQTVAVCFMNSYVNRAHEQRMREILEEELPGVSVSTSSEILPEIFEYDRASTTVANAVLAPLVSGYVNRLEAQLRVDGYDGDLLLLHSGGGSMTPAMVERYPVRLAASGIAAGAIAVADIANRCGYPNAIGLDMGGTSTDISLVYDGEIRTTKQWQVEYGFPISFPSIEVLTIGAGGGSLAWIDEAGSLRNGPTSAGAAPGPACYGWGGTEPTNTDANLVLGRLGSSLVGGGLSLDSEAAEKAIGRVIADRLDVDTDTAASNIIQVANANMADAVRLLSIRRGYDPRDFVLVVCGGAGALHGAALAKELNIPTVVVPPHPGITSAQGCLLVDIRHDLSAMFQGLVTDIDTAELEREFVRLEREGLQRLEHEGVPADRMVLDRSISMRYAGQWRSLTVTAGGSGDDFLAEAVERFHEEHERDYSFRRDDTPVEIYQIGLRAIGTTPKPQFPQNTVPSTEAPVPSTHRSVFFDEIGERVATPVYDRDDLRFGALIEGPAIISQLDSTTVVPPSTTAVIDEWANIRINISQESK
- a CDS encoding PucR family transcriptional regulator, which encodes MAITVRRLTQIGDLGLSLVAGLEGADRVIDWAHAIELVDPTPWLSGGELVMTTGLKIGTSAGEQYNYVSSLVQAGAAALAFDTGTTFERVPDGIRTAGDALGLSILSVPASTPFIAITRAVIDELTTDQIRAVQRVVDQQETFARATLRGGIPAVISALGRALSSSVAVIDTDQRTLAAYGADSPRAVTLARSVAEAAGSGSSRRRQTSKVIAGDHGYCTIQSVSAAQDLHGYLAVTSRGPLAPPDRLLVAHAVSLISIELSKPAKVVDAEHRLRAAVTQALLAFGEHVDVSLLRFFGFEPETPVAAVILTGVGPLLAAERHTTNVLGTDATPYLMTPTESEIVVIVPAERSAEIATRLHQQVGAQLQRSIGGGLGLPATVFAAARSVKQAAVAARAGRLQDKKFVDFADLGTFALLLGSQSAEELHAMSHSMLGALDDYDNAHAGSLVATVAAFLEHNGHTEIAAAALGIHRHTMRNRLNKVVELTGRDLDSAHVRAELWIAVTARELLTTLEDRR
- a CDS encoding hydantoinase B/oxoprolinase family protein → MSTSSTLDRTLDPVTFEVLKNAFVTSVDLMSEQILRTCYSFVIYSRDFSSALCDARGNTVMQGSQDIAVHVGTLHFQCKAVIEEFGDDINPGDVFAINDPYRGGTHLNDVSFIRPIFADDTLIAFAQNKGHWADVGGSVPGSFDVTATEHFAEGLRITPVRLWHEGRFLADVAKLLVANTRSPEISMGDLHAQAEATGVCERELHRLVDKYGRDTVTAAMQQVQDYVERIVRQRVAALPDGTWTTEDFLDSDPAKPEGLVPIRVTMSIEGDQLSYDLSGSAPAVASFLNCGYGTAFSGIVAGTKTFFPDVPLNSGLYNAITTELGPEGTVVNAGWPHAVTGFCSGPYEKIMNAIFELWSKIVPERAIACSFNLEYLLIGGRDARDPQNPFFMWYDWMAGGWGGRSSKDGSTATAPVFGVGLAVQPCEGQERLTPVLTSEHSIITDSGGPGTHRGGCGLSKGGVLTDCDNTVMSYCCDRARSLTWGIEGGLPSIPHGVWLNRGTPDEQFLGSVFSNVTVQSGDSFERPSAGGGGYGDPLERDPADVVEDVIDGYVSIERAALDYGVVIDAIDPEIDHYVVDDSKTRQLRTSIRKSRRGWLTTDPAEIAERYRNGELDMLDLIRRYGVIVDWGTGELLPTTTTQFRELLQNRAVQHWN
- a CDS encoding PucR family transcriptional regulator; protein product: MTGSTLEADYFRLVDLLLEQDLGLTLESDCDPNVQLVSAHPIEIETPARWLEPHTLMLTTGTRFAGQEKAALAQRELVRELVAAGVSALGYGVGVITETVPRALVDEANRHHFAVISIPAHVRFMDVVALVAAATRTTDSTVLRRTLQMQNHLLEAMASPAPEADLVGRLAELLRSSVVLYSEVGDVVASAGEAPLHLIRAQLRGRSGQLRFRIGRWMVSAHSISPGGHNYWLATASRRHELPDPLAAPAVEVALRLLNTIERARHRATTENRAVRAALVRALVSGEVPDPESVIDRLEMLRFGRRAKLRVVSLTAPRTYDGGRWTFRSDRLLDAIEQDVVDLAHDSRLPLLLAQGDQELLGIVPADSNSVDSWIQNLREGVVCGFSEPFDDIHAGPERLRDAQCARRAAIRAKSTAMRFEDVGISDWLLAGRDQSTTARKAADHLTPLIADHPELLEFLREYFANDLDVTATAKKCALHPNTVRYRIKRIEEALHASLRSPAVIAEIHLSLENLAVS
- a CDS encoding amino acid permease, with translation MPELSTDHTTLRAGLKKRHLTMLSMGGVIGAGFFVGLSGVIDQAGPGAILTCAICGFVVFLVMRMLGEMAVAKPCTGSFTEYSRMALGGWAGFTTGWLYWYFWVVVVGIEAVVGATLLARWFPDAPLWLMSAGLLMVMTVVNLLSVSNFGEAEYWFAGIKVAVIIAFIVIASLFVFGVWPGSTIDFHNLTAHGGFLPNGFGAVIIGVVTVIFSMTGAELVTIAAAESTEPAHAIRRATSTVVFRILAFFVLSTFLLVTMMPWDSLVPGESPFIAALDLLRIPAAADILNLVVLVAVLSCLNSGLYTASRMLFALSAHRDAPRWMTRVNSRGVPIKGVLSCTFVGYCCIAAAYVWPDTIFLYLVNSSGAICLFVYVLICLSELRLRRRWEKESPEILKFRVWLFPWLPIAVTAVILAILVGMGLNAGTRAELVQSLIALGLILLAYAVKHRSTRVRTQAPHVNSETLPTEPTTLPTEPTALPAEPTTLSAGPTA